The DNA segment acaccactaccaccatcaccatcgtcCTCATCCTCACCTTTCCAGCTTTGCCACCATTCCCCTCATTGACCTTCACATCAGCACTCGATCCCTTCATCTCCATCGTCCCACCCGACGGCAGGTCACTGCAAACCGTCGTCTGGCTCGTCGACTTCGACAACCCGTCGCCACCGACCTCCTTGAAATGCTTATTGACACTCTTACCCCCAACGGTCTCCTTGATCTTGACGTAGATGCGGAGATAGAGGACGGAGATGACGACCAGCGGTAGGAAAAAGGTCAGACACGTCTGGAACATGTTGGCAGCGGGGTACCTCGAGAACGACGCCAGGCAACTCTTCCCGGAGTTGGCATCGACGACGAAGTCCCAGACCGTCGCGAACGACATCCAGAATCCGAACGAAATCACCCAGGTGAGGACGTTGAGGATAACAGCCTTGCGCTTGCTTCGAGTCATGTAGTGGTTGATCGGGTCGTAGGTCGCTTTGTGGCGATCGATGCAGATGACGACGACGCCGACCACGGATACGGAGAACATCGCGTTCCGCAGGCCGAGGTAGACCTTGCAGAAGTCCCCGCCTCCCGGGAAGTAACCCAAGAACGTGTGGATGACGCCGACGATTTGGATGATCCCGACGATGAGGTCGGCGATGGCGAGGTTGATGATGAAGTAGTTGTTGTAGGTGCGAAGTCGCTTCTCGACGGCGAAGGCCCCGAGGCTGAGGAGATTGGTGAAGATGATAAGGATGACGAGGCTCGTTCCGAGGATCAGTCCCTGGAGATTGTTAATCGACTTGTAACGCGTCGTCCCGCCGTCACCGACATCAACGAGGTCGGTCGTGGTCGCGTAAACGTCATCGCTAACATTATCAAAGAAAGGGGTATACGTATTTGGGCTTTCTGAAAAGTTTGCCATCTTAAACTTATAAAGAATTGTGAAATAGTGAGAGAAGATtagaattttctttaaaattaaataacttaTGCCGAGAGATATATTACCACCATTTGAAAGCAGTACTCAGAATCAGACTAACGATCTCGCCGTCTTATCGGGTTTTGCTTTTAGCAcagaataaaaagaataatgcGTCCAGCGTCATATTTAATAGATATCGTTGAAAGGAATACGTCTGCCCACTGACTATTAAGAAGCATTACACACCCGcgcattatttttgtattttttttataagattcAGAGAGAGCCAAAAGGTCGCCTTAACC comes from the Lytechinus variegatus isolate NC3 chromosome 9, Lvar_3.0, whole genome shotgun sequence genome and includes:
- the LOC121422055 gene encoding muscarinic acetylcholine receptor M2-like, with protein sequence MANFSESPNTYTPFFDNVSDDVYATTTDLVDVGDGGTTRYKSINNLQGLILGTSLVILIIFTNLLSLGAFAVEKRLRTYNNYFIINLAIADLIVGIIQIVGVIHTFLGYFPGGGDFCKVYLGLRNAMFSVSVVGVVVICIDRHKATYDPINHYMTRSKRKAVILNVLTWVISFGFWMSFATVWDFVVDANSGKSCLASFSRYPAANMFQTCLTFFLPLVVISVLYLRIYVKIKETVGGKSVNKHFKEVGGDGLSKSTSQTTVCSDLPSGGTMEMKGSSADVKVNEGNGGKAGKDDANGNRTTTANRESANEMQKATRTLSYIVFSFAIAWFPNSIIYFLYSIEPELIAYKNLPRDAKQFFVWLRFANSFLNPICYLVSQPLFRKTVVNMLCRPRRYC